A genome region from Panicum virgatum strain AP13 chromosome 4K, P.virgatum_v5, whole genome shotgun sequence includes the following:
- the LOC120703367 gene encoding protein NOI4-like yields the protein MAEESGRPLPKFGEWDVNDPASADGFTVIFNKARDEKKGGNGQDTESPSKDTRTERVESYAAKPNSKKWFCCVTASPTQS from the exons GAGGAATCAGGTCGCCCCTTGCCTAAGTTTGGTGAATGGGATGTGAACGACCCAGCTTCCGCTGATGGATTCACGGTGATATTCAACAAAGCCAGAGATGAGAAGAAGGGTGGGAATGGACAGGATACAGAGTCTCCTTCCAAGGACACCAGGACCGAGAGGGTGGAATCTTATGCTGCCAAGCCGAACTCG AAGAAATGGTTTTGCTGCGTGACAGCCAGCCCCACACAATCCTGA